In Oryza sativa Japonica Group chromosome 1, ASM3414082v1, the genomic stretch atgtgcgttgactacagagctctcaatgaagtcaccatcaaaaacaagtaccctcttccccggatcgatgatctgttcgatcagcttaaaggtgccaccgtattctccaagattgatcttcgttccggatatcaccaactacgtattcgtgaagaagatattccgaagaccgcattcactacgcgatatggactgtatgaattcacggtgatgtcgttcggtttgaccaatgctcctgccttcttcatgaacttaatgaataaagtgttcatggaatacttggacaagtttgttgtggtttttatcgatgacattctgatatactcacaatcagaagaagaccatcagcaccatctccgtctggtgttgggaaagttgcgggaacatcaattgtatgccaagcttagcaagtgtgagttctggttgtccgaagtcaaattcttggggcacgtgatatctgctaaaggagttgctgtggatcccgaaacagtgaccgccgtcaccgattggaagcaacccaagacagtcactcagattcgcagtttcttgggtttggcaggatactatcggagattcatcgagaacttctccaaaatcgctcgacccatgacacagttgttgaagaaagaagagaagttcgtgtggagcccgcaatgcgagaaggcgttccaaactctcaaagaaaagctggtttcctcgccagtgttaatcttgccggatactcgcaaggatttcatggtgtactgtgatgcttcgcgccaaggattggggtgcgtgctcatgcaggacggtcatgtggtagcctatgcttcacgccagctacgacctcatgaaggcaactaccctacacatgacttggagttagcagcggtggttcatgctctaaaaatctggcggcactatctcattgggaaccgctgtgaaatatatactgatcacaagagcttgaaatacatcttcactcagtcagaTCTGaaccttcggcaaaggagatggttagaactcatcaaggattatgatgtgggaatacactatcatcctggtaaggccaacgtggttgccgacgctctaagtcgaaagagccattgcaacactctcaacgtccgaggcattccgcccgagcttaatcaacagatggaagccctgaacctaagcatagttggtcgcggattcttggccgCGTTAGAAGcaaagcccaccttgctcgatcaaatccgcgaggctcagaagaatgatccggacatgcatggactcctcaagaatatgaaacaaggtaaagccgctggtttcacagaggatgaacacggaactctatggaacggaaagcgggtatgcgttccagatagcagagaacttaaacagctgatacttcgggaagctcacgaaagtccttattccattcacccgggcagtaccaagatgtacttagacttgaaggagaaatactggtgggtcagcatgaagcgggaaatcgcagagtttgtggctctatgtgatgtgtgccagcgtgtcaaggcagaacaccagcgaccggccggactcctccaacctctccaagtgccagaatggaaatgggatgaaattgggatggatttcatcaccggacttccaaaaacccaaggtggatatgattctatatgggtaatagtggatcgattaaccaaggtggctcgattcattcctgtgaagaccacctatggagggaataaactagcggagctctacttcgctaggatcgtgagtctccacggtgttcccaagaaaatcgtgtctgataggggaagccaattcacctctcacttttggaagaagctccaagaagagctgggtactcgattgaatttcagcaccgcatatcacccgcagacagatggacagaccgagcgtctgaaTCAGAttctagaagatatgctccgcgcatgtgtcctagatttcgggaagacttgggataagagtctcccctatgccgagttctcctacaataacagctatcaagccagcatacaaatggcaccttatgaagcgttgtacgggcgcaaatgccggacaccgctattgtgggaccaagttggagaaagccaagtgttcgggactgacaTCCTAAGAGAAGccgaagctaaagtcagaatcattcgggaaaatctaaaggtggcacagtcccggcagaaaagttatgcagataaccgtcgccgtgatctggaattcgcagtggatgattttgtgtatcttcgggtcacgccattgcgaggtgtgcacaggtttcagacaaaagggaagctcgcacctcggtatgtgggtcccttccgtatcactgctcgacgcggagaagttgcttaccagctggagttgcccgcctccttgggcaacgtgcatgatgtgttccatgtgtcgcaactcaagaaatgtcttcgagtgccatccgagcaggccgactcagagcaaattgaagttcgcgaagacttgacctatgtggagaggccagtgaaaatcctggacaccatggagcgcaggaccaggaaccgggtaatccgtttttgcaaggttcagtggagcaaccacgccgaagaagaagctacttgggagcgcgaagacgagctgaaggcagcccatcccggtctcttcgccagttcttccgaatctcggggtcgagattccgtttaaggggggtaggtttgtcgcgtcccaaatcgactctaaaatctatcctcaaaattgtgcaaaagaataagtaaaattcaatgtgaaagcctccaacaattaaaatgtgcaaagataaaagtcaaatgaggcttggaggatttttgtatatttcctaaaagcctaaaatgcttaaataaattttagtggaattttcagagcacaaataataattgaaaagaaataaacaaagttaaaaaggtttataaaaagaaaaaccctaaaaagaagtctgttccccccccccttttccctcttgggccggctcggcccattccctccctctctctctctctctccccccggcccatcggctccccgcgcgcgcgcgcgccgctgacaggcgggcccgcccgccactctcgctgacgggtgggtcccacctgtcatccccaaccccgcgccgcgcccgccgccgcgtccgtgccctagcgccgccgccgccgcgaatcccgccgctcccgtccactccgcgtgcaatcaagaggggggattTACTCCCCGCGATCTCctcccccgtttccccctctttcccctctctctctccctcggattcgttcgaatcaatcccgcgaagttcgccggcgcatctatggcggccgagatttccgcgcgccgtttcctctctccccggccgcgctctccctctctcgtcgctataaaaacgttgcccgtgctctcctcctccgtttccgccgttcgccgctcgctctcgccgtcggaatcgtgctagcgccgtgctcctctctctccgccgtcgccgtcgaccgtcggttcgccgccgccgtcgctccgctcttcctcccggctcggcgacccctccttcggcatcgccgcatcgccgccgaccccgtccgccgctccgcttcgtccgccgaccgccggagcaccgtcgtcgtcgtcatcccgagccgcgccgccaccttcttcctctccgtccgccgttctcgtcgtcgccgttgtctcggggtgagccgaagaccgccgttcgccttcccccttccctcctctctctcgggtgccactccgccgcgccgttggtcgccggcggcgaccatcggggcgctggtgcgcgccgctcccgtcggccgcgccggcgaggccgccctcgggcgcgccctcgcggctgccaagtgggcccggccgtcagccgcccgcgcccgcgggtgcggctgacgcgcgggacccacggcgccgaccgccgccagccgcgtgcgcccggtccaccgtggaccgagcggctgacgcgtgggccccacttcccgtggacccggtccgcgcgcccgcccctcggctgacgcaataaacatgatttttaattgaaaattaaatgaagaaattcgcaaatatccatttaaagagcatataaacttcaaatggccatatcttggccatttgaactcggaattggaccgttcaagtctctaatttttccttaagatgtaaagaacccatttttgtgctttgtttctgctgttatgtggagttatttagtgttaaagcctttttcttttccgtcggtcgtgtagacgctgcagcttcggaagatccgctcttcgttgaagtcgaagccgtcgattgggaaaacgagcaaggcaagacacatcatcttgatcatattgaatcccagtttataaaattatgttgatttaaattattgcattatcgctttatttaaattcccgcgttatcactgttttatttagccatgcctatttacctttgttatgaccatattattattgttattgttattattattaccttgttcaccctagacaaacaaaaccccaactagtggacactctctactcatagtaccactagtataattctaggtagatgcttcgcaagttaattaggcaacattaggtggttttacaactctagacttgggaaattctcatatcatttggacaccatggaatggttggcttatgttggaattggacacacacctctcttcctctttcaaaacccctaaaacctgttttcggtggggtttgggtgcatgccagttgtgggaagtagcaccccggccactataaggactaaagctcgggcctctgttgcaaagcactaccgtacttccacatgtctaatgggtaaggcttagtttgtggctcagtctagtcataaacaaaagtacacggattggagatggatgaagtcgggggtcgatggacattctccagggcaaatgaaggctacacgagctgcggcccggtagtcgagatgtcatacggcggagggttggtgcccaatgccaggggctcagttccgtctgcctgtcccgggggtcccggccgtaggcggaattgggtcggtactcttgtctaaggctaggatgggttggaaactatgtcacgtctttcgtctgtataccgtggtggtatgtggcacgtggttacacgtgaggaagatgtgtcttgtgggtaaagatgtacacctctgatcagagtaaatctattcgaatagtcgagccctcggatatgggcaagcctagcaatgtacccaagtcagtgttataattcttaaaatttgctcaacaactaaaatgtggaatggttggcctgggttggcttaggacgagctgggacccagggtcgggttgccagttcggtctgaatcatcataggccttgggttaaggcaggttcgtgtgggttcacggccttgattaataacattgtttagttctaggatcgtgtttacaactagctttgagcaactaaattcctttaaatgctgtttactgcaactctAACCCCTtatgttataattcccttgtactcccttgcatttattttgcatttgtgggtgtgtcttgttgagtacggtggttgtactcagtcttgcttaattttcccaagcccagatgaggagttccctgaagatgaaggcttcggtgtctagctcgtgcctgccgtcaagtgcctgtggtcgtcgccctagtcttccgctgtttttcgttgtctttgagtgtgctgggccttcgttgcccatgtaataattatatttacgcttccgcttgttaaactctgaattgtatcaacttttggtgtaccttgcctcctgggacaaggaataatacacgcacgtcaggaacgcctgttgggtgatttccggtcgtgacaccctctatcggcgcgcggctaatggaatcctcctgaagtgcattccacaggaacaaggcgttgagcttcttgctgacatccatgagggcgagtgcggagcccattctgcctcgcgcaccctggttggcaaggcctttcgtcaaggattttattggccgacagctctcaatgacgcagtcgatctggtccggcgatgcagagcgtgtcagttccacgccaagcaaattcatcagccggcccaggccctgcagatcataccactgtcatggccatttgctgtctgggggcttgatatcctgggaccgttcaaacgggccccgggcgggtttgagtatctgtatgttgcgatcgacaagttcactaagtggcccgaggcttatccggttgtcaagatcgataagcactctgctcttaaatttattaagggcatcacggcccgttttggagtgcctaaccgtattattacggataatggcacccaattcactagtgagctcttcggcgactactgcgaagacatgggcatcaagctctgcttcgcctcacctgcccaccccagaagcaatggccaagtggagcgcgccaatgcagaaatcctcaaaggccttaaaaccaagaccttcaatattctcaagaagcacggcgattcatggatcgaggagttgccagcggtgctctgggcgaaccgaaccacaccaagccgagcgaccggggaaacgcctttcttcctcgtctacggcgcagaagcggttctcccatctgagctcaccctgaggtctcctcgggccaccatgtactgcgaggctgatcaagatcagcttcgtagagatgacctcgactacttggaagagcgaaggcggcgcgcggccctccgagctgcgcgctaccagcagagcctgcggcgctaccatcagcgccacgtccgggcccgatcactctgcgtcgacgacctcgtcctacgccgcgtccaaacgcgtgctggattgagcaaactctcaccgatgtgggagggtccgtatcgagtgatcggtgtcccccggccgggctcggtacggctggccacgggcgacggcacggagctgccaaacccgtggaacatcgaacaccttcgtcgcttctacccctgaaggggggggtcgggtgtcaggttttggctcgggctaaccccgcacccccccctcgggtgtgcagggttagccgggggctaccacacatgcacatatattcctttcagcatttcaatagaagcagtttcaatttcctaaaggttgtgtctgtgccgttttttccttttgaagaatcttgacttgaaataatgtcactcgtgctcaaccttgtcctcgggggctcggttcggtcagctaaaatcgccaaacggggcccagaaccgagccgtgccccggggcgtggtgaactccggggggggatcggcaaaaacccacaatcgggtcacccatacccctcggtcaccacgttcccggcctggccagtctcgacatgcggatctccccaggcactagccccgacccgagccattcgaGGACCGGGACTTGGGCGTGAGCCCTTATTTCAAGCTAAGGCGCAAAAGGAccatggcacagatcatcctcaactcatatatatagcaaaataaaattaacacaaaaatttttcatcatttctcattgcagattaagtcagattgtacaaaaaagaggcatgaaggccttagaagaaagaacaagaaaaaaaagttaagagtggcgggggcctgggggctcattcatatgcgcccgggtcgccggcctcgtcgccaccgccgtcctcgctgCTGGTGTCGCcttcctcgtcggagctgggggcgaacgcgagccgaggggctgagccctcgaagccgttgacgatgtggtcagcagcatccccgacccgcgcgcgcgcctcgtcctcggtcccgggagggaactcctccagcgccatccatggggagaagttgggatcccgggcctggtaactcgccagcacgagttcgaccgccccccgggcgaggtccctcgaggatgccttaatggtcttctcgagctcctcggggagtcgcTCGAGAACCCAagccatcctgttgaggtgcggagcgaggccttccagattggtgggggGCACCGTCGTCTGGCCTCCCCAGAGGCctgcttgccgaccggcgcgcttcatgcgggagaccgcgtcccaaagcatgccgggcccaatctcgcccgccaagcgaagggcctcgacctccccggtggAAGAGTCCAGCGCGCGCTGCATGtcggcgacggtgtgttcggcagccgcgaggcgagcggctaagtcgctttcgcccgcagccgccccaccGATGCGCGCCCCCGCGGCCAGCTCTTTCTCCCGTGCCTCGAGGttggcagcccgctgctccagcgcggttctctcggcgcggacgcttTCAaggttgcggcgcgcctgctcctcttgcgccgcctcgcggagggagaggctgtccgccagccgtcgcgtcgtggcctcggcctcctcgagagcccGCTCCCGCTCGGCGAGTGCATCCTCGcgaaggcggagcgcggactcctcctcggcgcaggcggcctcgtgcgccgccagcgtcgcctcccggagagCAGTGGCGGCCTCACGGTCCATCaagcccctctccacggcgccggcatgttcttccagcgccatggcacgggcctcaagggcctcctcgcgccgccgggacgccgcttcggcttccgttgcccgccgctctcgggcgGCAGCGGAGTCGAgaaccccttgggcggcgtcgagcttgctcttcagctccgcctcccagcttgcGTGCTGAAGACGGAGGGTGTCTTGCGCCTCGaccatcgcggtggtggcgacgagggcggcctctcgctcctcctccacctcccgggcgatctccgccagcgccgccttgcgggcttcgagctccgagatgtggcggcggtgagccttacggcccacctccaccatggcgtccaccgagcgccgcccctcctcgacgcgcgcccatgcggcctcgagctccgctcgttccgctcgcaaggcctccacctgggcgctaAATCCGTCTAgtaccgcggtgtttgcggcggccaaggcctgcataaTGGGCTCGGCGCTCACCGGGGCgatggaagaggaggagaaaagccgccttggagaaaaaGCGACGCGGCTTGGCCCCCCGGAGGATACGCtgagctcggggatgtcccccgggcccgtttggtcctgggcgtcgcccggtgaggtaggcccaggcgacgcgcccgcggcctcgtcgcgagccgcctcggagga encodes the following:
- the LOC136355501 gene encoding uncharacterized protein; this translates as MVEAQDTLRLQHASWEAELKSKLDAAQGVLDSAAARERRATEAEAASRRREEALEARAMALEEHAGAVERGLMDREAATALREATLAAHEAACAEEESALRLREDALAERERALEEAEATTRRLADSLSLREAAQEEQARRNLESVRAERTALEQRAANLEAREKELAAGARIGGAAAGESDLAARLAAAEHTVADMQRALDSSTGEVEALRLAGEIGPGMLWDAVSRMKRAGRQAGLWGGQTTVPPTNLEGLAPHLNRMAWVLERLPEELEKTIKASSRDLARGAVELGSAPRLAFAPSSDEEGDTSSEDGGGDEAGDPGAYE